Proteins encoded within one genomic window of Saccharopolyspora pogona:
- a CDS encoding helix-turn-helix domain-containing protein, whose amino-acid sequence MATSPDPKVLKIQIGIELRRLRENAGRTAAEAAEVLGGAVPKISKIENGKQAATPEEVETLSDFYGAPAKRRKYLTGLATQVPKRSRRQTMYRDAVPDWFQHFLALESDASEIYNYELETVTGLLQTEDYARSTIRNWEPAADPRLIESQVQTRMQRQAILRKPSRLQALDMVVSEAALRRIQGSREIMRAQLHHLLDLSEHPKVELRVMPFEAASRITVLSSFTLFQLAQQELSAVYLEDILGATYLWEPNEYTRYSVVYGRLRAAALPPSESRDLIYKVATSYQ is encoded by the coding sequence ATGGCGACGTCTCCGGACCCGAAGGTGCTCAAGATCCAGATCGGGATCGAGCTGCGCCGCCTACGCGAGAACGCGGGCCGCACCGCCGCCGAAGCAGCCGAAGTTCTGGGCGGCGCCGTCCCCAAGATCAGCAAGATCGAGAACGGCAAGCAAGCCGCGACACCAGAAGAAGTCGAGACGTTGTCGGACTTCTACGGCGCACCGGCGAAGCGCCGAAAGTACTTGACGGGCCTTGCGACGCAGGTTCCGAAACGCAGCCGTCGCCAAACCATGTACCGCGACGCGGTCCCGGACTGGTTCCAACACTTCCTGGCGCTGGAGAGCGACGCATCGGAGATCTACAACTACGAGCTCGAGACTGTCACGGGGTTGCTGCAGACAGAGGACTACGCTCGCTCGACGATCCGGAATTGGGAACCTGCCGCAGATCCTCGGTTGATCGAGAGCCAGGTTCAGACCCGCATGCAGCGCCAGGCCATCCTGCGGAAGCCAAGCAGGCTGCAGGCCTTGGACATGGTGGTCAGCGAAGCCGCGCTTCGACGGATTCAGGGCAGCAGGGAGATCATGCGGGCCCAACTGCACCACCTGCTTGATCTCTCCGAGCATCCCAAGGTCGAACTTCGAGTAATGCCGTTCGAAGCAGCAAGTCGGATAACGGTTCTCTCGTCGTTCACGCTCTTCCAACTCGCCCAGCAGGAACTATCGGCTGTTTACCTGGAAGACATTCTCGGCGCTACCTACCTCTGGGAGCCGAACGAGTACACGCGCTACAGCGTGGTCTACGGACGCCTCCGAGCGGCTGCTCTCCCGCCGTCGGAATCCCGGGATCTCATCTATAAGGTGGCCACGTCATACCAGTGA
- the argC gene encoding N-acetyl-gamma-glutamyl-phosphate reductase, producing the protein MTVRVAVAGASGYAGGELLRLLLSHPQVEIGALTAGGNAGSKLGQHHPNLLPLADRVLTETTTAELAGHDVVFLALPHGHSAAIAAELGEDTTIIDCGADHRLNDPTDWARWYGGEHPGTWPYGIPELPGARDRLRGSRRVAVPGCFPTVSSLALVPALAAGLVEPDAVVVAVTGTSGAGRALKPHLLSAEVMGSASVYGVGGAHRHTPELIQNLSAAAGEPVKVSFTPVLAPMPRGILATCSAPLREGADADAARKVYLDAYGDEPFVHVLPEGHWPQTSATLGANTVHLQLAVDPDAGRLIIVGAEDNLTKGTAGGAVQCMNLAVGLPETTGLPTVGVAP; encoded by the coding sequence ATGACGGTTCGAGTGGCTGTTGCCGGTGCAAGCGGGTACGCGGGCGGGGAACTGCTCCGCCTGCTGCTGTCGCACCCGCAGGTGGAGATCGGCGCGTTGACCGCGGGCGGGAACGCCGGGAGCAAGCTCGGGCAGCACCACCCGAACCTGCTGCCGCTGGCGGACCGCGTGCTCACCGAGACCACGACCGCCGAACTCGCCGGGCACGACGTCGTCTTCCTCGCGCTCCCGCACGGCCACTCCGCGGCCATCGCCGCCGAGCTCGGCGAGGACACCACCATCATCGACTGCGGCGCCGACCACCGGCTCAACGATCCCACCGACTGGGCCCGCTGGTACGGCGGCGAACACCCCGGCACCTGGCCCTACGGCATCCCCGAGCTCCCCGGCGCCCGCGACCGGCTCCGCGGCTCCCGCCGCGTCGCCGTCCCCGGCTGCTTCCCGACGGTGTCCTCGCTGGCGCTCGTCCCCGCGCTCGCCGCCGGGCTCGTCGAGCCGGACGCTGTCGTCGTCGCGGTCACCGGCACCTCCGGTGCCGGCCGCGCGCTCAAGCCGCACCTGCTCTCCGCCGAGGTGATGGGTTCCGCCAGCGTCTACGGCGTGGGTGGCGCGCACCGGCACACGCCGGAGCTGATCCAGAACCTGAGCGCCGCGGCGGGGGAGCCGGTGAAGGTTTCGTTCACCCCGGTCCTCGCTCCGATGCCGCGCGGCATCCTCGCCACCTGCTCCGCTCCGCTGCGCGAGGGCGCTGACGCGGACGCCGCGCGCAAGGTCTACCTCGACGCTTACGGCGACGAGCCGTTCGTGCACGTGCTGCCCGAGGGCCACTGGCCGCAGACCTCCGCCACGCTGGGCGCGAACACCGTCCACCTGCAGCTGGCGGTGGATCCGGACGCCGGGCGGCTGATCATCGTCGGGGCCGAGGACAACCTCACCAAGGGGACCGCCGGTGGTGCCGTGCAGTGCATGAACCTCGCGGTCGGCCTGCCGGAGACCACCGGGCTGCCGACCGTCGGGGTGGCGCCATGA
- a CDS encoding ACT domain-containing protein translates to MTGLKLRLHAEPLAVGMVPAHANLALTGGTAPIHGSLTTGAGRTIVFPHSLAAEAGPDVRVEGPFRALEVAGPLEFALTGFLAALLVPLAEAEISVFTLSTFDTDWVLVPADAAERAADVLTAAGHVVEATL, encoded by the coding sequence ATGACCGGGCTCAAGCTCCGGCTGCACGCCGAGCCGCTGGCGGTCGGCATGGTTCCGGCGCACGCCAACCTGGCCCTGACCGGCGGGACCGCGCCGATCCACGGCAGCCTGACCACCGGGGCGGGCCGCACCATCGTCTTCCCGCATTCGCTGGCCGCCGAGGCCGGTCCCGATGTGCGGGTCGAGGGCCCGTTCCGGGCGCTGGAGGTCGCCGGGCCGCTGGAGTTCGCGTTGACCGGCTTCCTGGCCGCGCTGCTGGTGCCGCTGGCCGAAGCCGAGATCAGCGTCTTCACGCTGTCCACTTTCGACACCGACTGGGTCCTGGTGCCCGCGGACGCCGCGGAGAGGGCCGCCGACGTCCTGACCGCCGCCGGGCATGTCGTCGAGGCGACGTTATGA
- the argJ gene encoding bifunctional glutamate N-acetyltransferase/amino-acid acetyltransferase ArgJ, with protein sequence MSVTGPAGFRAAGVAAGIKAAGARDVALVVNDGPQQAAAGVFTTNKVKAAPVLWSQQVLKERKLRSVVLNSGCANACTGPEGFQDTHATAEKVADVLGVGAIEVAVCSTGLIGERLPMDALLSGVDTAAKALANDDQAGLDAATAVLTTDSKPKQALGKHDAGWSIGGFAKGAGMLAPNLATMLSVITTDAMIGGDDLDEALRAATRVTFDRLDVDGGTSTNDTVLVLASGASGVEPSKEDFAELLTAVCTDLVRQLQDDAEGATKTIDITVRGAASEADAVAIGRTIAEDNLVKTAMFGSDPNWGRIAMALGRVDAEIDVAKLEIATNGVTLYADGTKARDRSAADLSGRAIEIVVDLHLGEHAATILTTDLSHDYVEENSAYSS encoded by the coding sequence ATGAGCGTGACCGGACCTGCCGGTTTCCGGGCGGCCGGGGTCGCCGCCGGGATCAAGGCCGCGGGCGCGCGTGATGTCGCGCTGGTCGTCAACGACGGCCCGCAGCAGGCCGCGGCCGGGGTGTTCACCACCAACAAGGTCAAGGCGGCGCCGGTGCTGTGGTCGCAGCAGGTGCTCAAGGAGCGCAAGCTTCGCTCGGTGGTGCTCAACTCCGGCTGCGCCAACGCCTGCACCGGCCCGGAGGGCTTCCAGGACACCCACGCCACCGCCGAGAAGGTGGCCGACGTGCTGGGCGTCGGCGCCATCGAGGTCGCGGTCTGCTCCACCGGCCTGATCGGCGAGCGGCTGCCGATGGACGCGCTGCTGTCAGGCGTGGACACCGCGGCCAAGGCGCTGGCGAACGACGACCAAGCCGGTCTCGACGCGGCCACCGCCGTGCTCACCACCGACAGCAAACCCAAGCAGGCTCTCGGGAAGCACGACGCGGGCTGGTCGATCGGCGGCTTCGCCAAGGGCGCCGGGATGCTCGCGCCGAACCTGGCCACCATGCTCAGCGTCATCACCACCGACGCGATGATCGGCGGCGACGACCTCGACGAGGCGCTGCGCGCGGCCACCCGGGTCACCTTCGACCGGCTGGACGTCGACGGCGGCACCTCCACCAACGACACCGTGCTGGTGCTGGCATCCGGTGCCTCCGGCGTCGAACCGTCCAAAGAGGACTTCGCCGAGCTGCTCACCGCGGTCTGCACGGACCTGGTCCGCCAGCTGCAGGACGACGCCGAGGGCGCTACCAAGACCATCGACATCACCGTGCGCGGCGCGGCCAGCGAGGCCGACGCGGTCGCCATCGGCCGCACCATCGCCGAGGACAACCTGGTCAAGACCGCGATGTTCGGCTCCGACCCGAACTGGGGCCGGATCGCGATGGCGCTCGGTCGGGTCGACGCCGAGATCGACGTGGCCAAGCTGGAGATCGCCACCAACGGCGTCACGCTCTACGCCGACGGCACCAAGGCCCGCGACCGCAGCGCGGCGGACCTGTCCGGCCGCGCCATCGAGATCGTCGTGGACCTGCACCTCGGCGAGCACGCGGCGACCATCCTGACCACCGACCTGTCCCACGATTACGTCGAAGAGAACAGCGCATACTCGTCATGA
- the argB gene encoding acetylglutamate kinase: MTQQETSDRLATAAEKASVLVEALPWLQRFHGATVVVKYGGNAMIDDELKRAFAHDMVFLRLAGLHPVVVHGGGPQITAMLDRLGLEGEFRGGLRVTSPETMDVVRMVLVGQVGRELVGLINQNGPFAVGMSGEDARLFTAERRTATVDGEAVDVGLVGDVVSVNADAVLDLIKAGRIPVVSTVAPDVNGVVHNVNADTAAGALAVALGAEKLVVLTDVEGLYTNWPDRSSLVSRLDADQLAELLPGLSSGMVPKMEACLRAVRGGVPRAHVIDGRLAHSVLLEVFTSAGVGTMVLPAQAEEGEN, encoded by the coding sequence ATGACCCAGCAAGAAACCAGCGACCGGCTGGCCACCGCGGCCGAGAAGGCCAGCGTCCTCGTCGAGGCCCTCCCGTGGCTGCAGCGCTTCCACGGCGCGACCGTCGTGGTCAAGTACGGCGGCAACGCGATGATCGACGACGAGCTCAAGCGCGCCTTCGCGCACGACATGGTGTTCCTGCGGCTCGCCGGGCTGCACCCGGTGGTGGTGCACGGCGGCGGCCCGCAGATCACCGCGATGCTCGACCGGCTCGGCTTGGAAGGCGAGTTCCGCGGCGGCCTGCGGGTGACCTCCCCGGAGACCATGGACGTGGTGCGCATGGTGCTGGTCGGCCAGGTCGGGCGGGAGCTCGTCGGGCTGATCAACCAGAACGGGCCGTTCGCGGTCGGCATGTCCGGCGAGGACGCCCGGCTGTTCACCGCCGAGCGCCGCACCGCGACGGTCGACGGCGAGGCCGTGGACGTCGGGCTCGTCGGCGACGTGGTGTCGGTCAACGCCGACGCGGTGCTCGACCTGATCAAGGCCGGTCGCATCCCGGTCGTCTCCACCGTCGCCCCCGACGTCAACGGCGTGGTGCACAACGTCAACGCCGACACCGCCGCCGGGGCGCTGGCAGTCGCGCTCGGTGCCGAGAAGCTCGTGGTGCTCACCGACGTCGAGGGCCTCTACACGAACTGGCCGGACCGCTCCTCGCTGGTGTCGCGCCTGGACGCCGACCAGCTGGCGGAACTGCTGCCCGGCCTGTCCAGCGGCATGGTCCCGAAGATGGAGGCCTGCCTGCGCGCGGTGCGCGGCGGGGTGCCGCGGGCGCACGTCATCGACGGCCGCCTCGCGCACTCGGTCCTGCTGGAGGTTTTCACCAGCGCCGGAGTCGGCACGATGGTGCTGCCCGCACAGGCAGAGGAGGGCGAGAACTGA
- a CDS encoding acetylornithine transaminase, which translates to MTTNAAGAQRWQASMMDNYGTPKLTLVSGSGAEVTDADGKTYLDFLSGIAVNALGHAHPAVVQAVTAQIGKLGHVSNLYVHELGLKLAERLLDLAGATGQGRVLFCNSGAEANEVAFKIARLTGRAKLVAAHGGFHGRTMGALALTGQPAKQQPFEPMPPGVVHLPYGDVAALESEVDDNTAAVFLEPIQGENGVVVPPEGYLQAAREIATRNGALLVFDEVQTGIGRTGSWFAFQRAGVLPDVITLAKGLGGGLPIGACIGIGAAGDLLHPGQHGTTFGGNPVVCAAALAVLDTIAADALLEHVEQVGKDLVTGLQQLDHPLIGEVRGAGLLVGIGLTEPVSVKIAAAAQEAGYLINPIQPDAIRLAPPLIVRPEQVQRLLADLPAWLDAAKENH; encoded by the coding sequence ATGACCACCAACGCCGCGGGAGCGCAGCGCTGGCAAGCGTCCATGATGGACAACTACGGCACCCCCAAGCTGACCCTCGTCAGCGGCTCGGGCGCCGAGGTGACCGACGCAGACGGCAAGACCTACCTGGACTTCCTCAGTGGCATCGCGGTCAACGCGCTCGGCCACGCGCACCCCGCCGTGGTGCAGGCCGTCACCGCGCAGATCGGCAAGCTCGGCCACGTCTCCAACCTCTACGTGCACGAGCTGGGCCTCAAGCTCGCCGAACGGCTGCTGGACCTCGCCGGCGCGACCGGCCAGGGGCGGGTGCTGTTCTGCAACTCCGGTGCCGAGGCCAACGAGGTCGCGTTCAAGATCGCGCGGCTGACCGGCAGGGCCAAGCTCGTCGCCGCCCACGGCGGCTTCCACGGCCGCACCATGGGAGCCCTCGCGCTCACCGGCCAGCCCGCCAAGCAGCAGCCCTTCGAGCCGATGCCGCCCGGCGTCGTGCACTTGCCCTACGGCGACGTGGCCGCGCTCGAGTCCGAAGTGGACGACAACACCGCGGCGGTCTTCCTGGAGCCCATCCAGGGCGAGAACGGCGTGGTCGTACCGCCCGAGGGCTACCTGCAGGCAGCCCGGGAGATCGCCACCCGCAACGGCGCGCTGCTGGTGTTCGACGAGGTGCAGACCGGCATTGGCCGCACCGGCTCGTGGTTCGCCTTCCAGCGCGCGGGCGTCTTGCCCGACGTGATCACCCTGGCCAAGGGCCTCGGCGGCGGCCTGCCGATCGGCGCCTGCATCGGCATCGGCGCCGCCGGCGACCTGCTGCACCCCGGCCAGCACGGCACCACCTTCGGCGGCAACCCGGTGGTCTGCGCCGCGGCGCTGGCGGTGCTGGACACCATCGCCGCCGACGCGCTGCTCGAACACGTCGAGCAGGTCGGCAAGGACCTGGTCACCGGCCTGCAGCAGCTCGATCACCCGCTGATCGGCGAGGTGCGCGGCGCGGGCCTGCTCGTCGGCATCGGCCTCACCGAGCCGGTGTCGGTCAAGATCGCCGCCGCCGCGCAGGAAGCCGGCTACCTGATCAACCCCATCCAGCCCGACGCGATCCGGCTGGCCCCACCACTGATCGTGCGCCCCGAGCAGGTGCAGCGGCTGCTCGCCGACCTGCCCGCCTGGCTCGACGCTGCCAAGGAGAACCACTGA
- the argF gene encoding ornithine carbamoyltransferase produces the protein MPRHFLRDDDLAPDEQAEVLDLADQFKADPLGSDALAGPKSIAVIFEKNSTRTRLSFEVGIAQLGGQPVVVDGRMMQLGREETIEDTSRVLSRYVDAVVWRTFAQARIDAMASASRVPVINALTDDFHPCQVLADLQTIRERHGKLAGLTLTYLGDGANNMAHSLMVGGATAGMHVRVGAPEGFRPLDWVLDAAKKRAAETGGSVELFNTPNGAVEGSDVLVTDSWTSMGQENDGKDRVSPFRPFQVNSELLAATGKADTSVLHCLPAHRGMEITDEVIDGPASAVFDEAENRLHAQKALLAWLVRRP, from the coding sequence ATGCCCCGGCACTTCCTCCGCGACGACGACCTCGCGCCCGACGAACAGGCCGAGGTCCTCGACCTCGCCGACCAGTTCAAGGCCGACCCGCTCGGCTCCGACGCGCTGGCCGGGCCCAAGTCGATCGCGGTGATCTTCGAGAAGAACTCCACCCGCACCCGCCTCTCCTTCGAGGTCGGCATCGCTCAGCTCGGCGGCCAGCCGGTCGTCGTGGACGGGCGGATGATGCAGCTCGGCCGCGAGGAGACCATCGAGGACACCTCCCGGGTGCTGTCCCGTTACGTCGACGCCGTGGTGTGGCGGACCTTCGCGCAGGCCCGCATCGACGCCATGGCCTCGGCGTCCCGCGTGCCGGTGATCAACGCGCTCACCGACGACTTCCACCCCTGCCAGGTGCTCGCCGACCTGCAGACCATCCGGGAACGGCACGGCAAGCTCGCCGGGCTGACCCTGACCTACCTCGGCGACGGCGCCAACAACATGGCGCACTCGCTGATGGTCGGCGGTGCCACCGCAGGCATGCACGTCCGCGTCGGCGCGCCGGAGGGCTTCCGGCCGCTGGACTGGGTGCTGGACGCGGCCAAGAAGCGAGCCGCCGAGACCGGCGGCTCGGTCGAGCTGTTCAACACCCCGAACGGCGCGGTCGAGGGCTCGGACGTGCTGGTCACCGACTCCTGGACGTCGATGGGGCAGGAGAACGACGGCAAGGACCGGGTCAGCCCGTTCCGGCCGTTCCAGGTCAACTCCGAGCTGCTGGCCGCCACCGGCAAGGCCGACACGAGCGTCCTGCACTGCCTGCCCGCGCACCGCGGCATGGAAATCACCGACGAGGTGATCGACGGCCCGGCCAGCGCGGTGTTCGACGAGGCAGAGAACCGCCTGCACGCGCAGAAGGCGCTGCTGGCGTGGCTGGTGCGACGACCATGA
- a CDS encoding arginine repressor yields MTTRVARQARIVELVASMGIRSQTELVKLLSGDGIEVTQATLSRDLDELGAVKLRGADGGAAVYVIPEDGSPVRGVQGGTSRLSRLLGELLVGAGGAGNLTVLRTPPGAAQFLASAIDRAALPEVVGSIAGDDTVMIVAREPLTGHQLAERFTEMAAGERQPEVDAEARSTVDGSGQGSREQGDE; encoded by the coding sequence ATGACGACCCGGGTCGCGCGGCAGGCCCGCATCGTCGAACTGGTCGCGTCGATGGGCATCCGCAGCCAGACCGAACTGGTCAAGCTGCTATCCGGCGACGGCATCGAGGTCACCCAGGCGACGCTGTCCCGGGACCTCGATGAGCTCGGCGCGGTCAAGCTGCGGGGCGCCGACGGCGGCGCGGCGGTCTACGTCATCCCCGAGGACGGCAGCCCGGTCCGCGGTGTGCAGGGCGGCACCTCGCGGCTGAGCCGACTGCTCGGCGAACTGCTCGTCGGGGCCGGCGGGGCGGGCAACCTGACCGTGTTGCGCACCCCGCCGGGCGCGGCGCAGTTCCTGGCCAGCGCCATAGACCGGGCCGCGCTGCCGGAGGTGGTCGGTTCCATCGCGGGCGACGACACCGTGATGATCGTCGCTCGCGAGCCCCTCACCGGGCACCAGCTGGCCGAGCGGTTTACCGAGATGGCAGCCGGGGAACGGCAGCCCGAAGTGGACGCCGAAGCGCGGTCCACGGTGGACGGCAGCGGGCAGGGTTCTAGGGAGCAAGGCGATGAGTGA